In Drosophila willistoni isolate 14030-0811.24 chromosome XR unlocalized genomic scaffold, UCI_dwil_1.1 Seg144, whole genome shotgun sequence, one DNA window encodes the following:
- the LOC6638884 gene encoding poly(U)-binding-splicing factor half pint encodes MGSNDRSSRSPRSDDQREINDMPVTKRSRSDSGKSADTKVPPYLSQPLYDLKQTGDVKFGPGTRSALLGLLGGALPKLTSDQHDLVSKAKKYAMEQSIKMVLMKQTLAHQQQQLATQRTQVQRQQALALMCRVYVGSISFELKEDTIRAAFTPFGPIKSINMSWDPITQKHKGFAFVEYEIPEGAQLALEQMNGALMGGRNIKVGRPSNMPQAQQVIDEVQEEAKSFNRIYVASIHPDLSEEDIKSVFEAFGPILYCKLAQGTSLHTHKGYGFIEYANKQAMDEAIASMNLFDLGGQLLRVGRSITPPNALACPTTNSTMPTAAAVAAAAATAKIQALDAVASNAVLGLQNTPTLGMAAGAVVAKVGAMPVVSAATSAAALHPVLAVPTAPVTAAALLPPGIFQPPTAVAPSLLGVPTGLPTLQSVAPTLPPPALLATPTLPLASVAAAAAAAAGVGVGVVPAAAVEASNGGAAVAVAPVALSAAANNAAATAANLSENIKKAHEKQQEELQKKLMDEGDVQTLQQQENMSIKGQSARQLVMQRLMRPQDSRVIILRNMVGPEDVDETLQEEIQEECSKFGTVSRVIIFNEKQTENEDDDEAEIIVKIFVEFSAGAEAIRGKDALHGRFFGGRRVIAELYDQSIFDQGDLSG; translated from the exons GCAAGTCAGCGGACACGAAAGTTCCCCCATACCTTTCGCAGCCTCTGTACGATCTGAAGCAGACGGGCGATGTGAAATTCGGTCCTGGCACACGATCAGCATTATTGGGCTTACTTGGTGGGGCATTGCCAAAATTGACATCCGATCAGCATGATCTTGTTAGCAAGGCCAAGAAATATGCCATGGAGCAAAGCATCAAAATGGTCCTAATGAAACAGACCCTGGcccatcagcagcaacaattggcCACTCAACGTACCCAGGTGCAACGGCAACAGGCATTGGCCCTAATGTGTCG AGTTTATGTGGGCAGCATTTCATTTGAACTGAAAGAGGATACCATTCGTGCTGCATTCACACCTTTTGGTCCCATCAAGTCGATTAATATGTCATGGGATCCAATAACGCAGAAACACAAGGGTTTCGCCTTTGTGGAATATGAAATACCCGAAGGGGCTCAATTGGCATTGGAACAGATGAATGGCGCTCTGATGGGTGGACGGAACATTAAGGTTGGCCGACCCAGCAATATGCCGCAAGCCCAACAGGTCATCGATGAAGTGCAAGAGGAGGCCAAATCATTTAATCGCATTTATGTCGCTTCCATACATCCGGATCTGTCCGAGGAGGATATCAAAAGTGTCTTTGAGGCATTCGGACCTATACTTTATTGCAAATTGGCCCAGGGAACGAGTCTGCATACGCACAAAGGTTACGGATTCATTGAGTATGCCAATAAGCAAGCCATGGACGAGGCCATTGCCAGTATGAATCTCTTTGATTTGGGCGGACAGTTGCTCAG GGTTGGCCGATCCATCACACCGCCCAATGCCTTGGCGTGTCCCACAACCAACTCCACAATGCCCACAGCTGCTGCAGTGGCTGCCGCTGCGGCCACAGCGAAAATTCAAGCTTTGGACGCTGTGGCTAGTAATGCCGTATTGGGTCTTCAGAATACACCTACGCTTGGAATGGCAGCGGGTGCCGTGGTGGCCAAAGTGGGTGCCATGCCAGTGGTAAGTGCAGCCACATCAGCGGCTGCTCTTCATCCGGTTCTGGCCGTGCCCACAGCTCCGGTAACGGCTGCTGCACTGCTCCCGCCTGGCATTTTCCAGCCACCAACAGCAGTGGCTCCCAGTTTGTTAGGCGTTCCCACAGGTTTGCCCACACTGCAAAGTGTGGCTCCCACATTGCCGCCGCCTGCCCTGCTGGCCACACCAACGCTACCCTTGGCTAGCgtggcagctgctgctgccgctgccgccggAGTGGGCGTGGGCGTGGTACCTGCCGCTGCCGTTGAGGCAAGCAATGGAGGTGCTGCTGTAGCAGTTGCTCCAGTCGCCCTATCAGCTGCGGCCAATAATGCCGCAGCGACAGCCGCCAATCTCTCGGAGAACATCAAGAAGGCCCACGAGAAACAGCAAGAGGAATTGCAAAAGAAACTGATGGACGAGGGTGATGTCCAGACGCTGCAGCAACAGGAGAACATGTCCATTAAGGGCCAAAGTGCTCGGCAATTGGTAATGCAGCGGTTAATGCGGCCCCAGGACTCTCGTGTCATTATCCTGCGCAATATGGTTGGACCAGAGGATGTGGATGAGACGCTGCAGGAGGAGATTCAAGAGGAGTGCAGCAAATTCGGCACTGTCAGTCGTGTCATCATATTCAACGAAAAGCAAACAGAGAACGAAGACGACGATGAGGCGGAAATTATTGTGAAAATATTTGTCGAATTCTCTGCCGGAGCCGAGGCCATCCGTGGCAAGGATGCGTTACATGGTAGATTTTTCGGTGGTCGACGTGTCATAGCCGAGCTCTATGATCAGAGCATTTTTGATCAGGGTGACTTGTCGGGTTAA